From a region of the Lactuca sativa cultivar Salinas chromosome 4, Lsat_Salinas_v11, whole genome shotgun sequence genome:
- the LOC128133468 gene encoding uncharacterized protein LOC128133468 produces the protein MVTRGRAHQMTVEEPVITTTVTDTYLLDSKADVVMFDSGATHSFVSHTFINRLGRNIGKLAHPMVVDVVDNRTIYVTDVYRGYTLQFSGVEFPIDLIPIAMRELCVIVGMDWLDAFDAEIHCHKKQVRVRNPRGGELIIQGDIPRLAMASCSSAIALDDVPIVSDFSDVFPKELPGLPPICKSPPRRIYQNVSVEYLAL, from the coding sequence ATGGTGACACGAGGTCGTGCTCACCAGATGACTGTGGAGGAGCCGGTGATTACAACGACAGTGACAGACACTTATTTGCTAGATTCCAAGGCcgatgttgttatgtttgatagcgGTGCTACCCATTCTTTTGTATCTCACACGTTTATTAATCGTTTGGGGCGTAATATCGGAAAATTGGCTCACCCAATGGTTGTCGATGTTGTCGACAACCGCACTATTTATGTCACCGATGTTTATCGGGGTTACACTCTCCAGTTTTCTGGAGTTGAATTCCCCATTGATCTTATCCCTATTGCGATGCGAGAGCTCTGcgttatcgtaggcatggattggcttgatGCGTTTGATGCGGAAATCCACTGTCATAAGAAGCAAGTTCGTGTTCGAAACCCTAGAGGTGGAGAACTTATTATTCAGGGGGACATTCCCCGCCTGGCTATGGCTTCTTGCTCTTCTGCTATAGCACTAGACGACGTTCCTATCGTTTCCGACTTCAGTGATGTCTTTCCAAAGGAACTCCCTGGCTTGCCACCTATttg